From the genome of Solanum stenotomum isolate F172 chromosome 5, ASM1918654v1, whole genome shotgun sequence:
ATGGGGTACACCACCCCAACATCTAACCACTTGATTATCTCCTTTTTGACCACCTCTTGTATAGGTGGGTTTAATCTCCTTTGGTGTTCAATGCTTGGGTTGCAGTCCTACTCAAGTTGGATCTTATGGGTGCATATTCCCAGAGGTATCCCAATGATGTCAGCAATGGTCTACCCAATAGCTCTTTTGTACCTTATCAACACTTTGATCACAGCTTGAACCTGTTCATCATTCAAATCTGCAACCAAAATCACAGGTGAAGTGTTGTTAGCTCCCAAAAATACATACCTCAGGTGACTGGGTAACTGTTTCAGTTCCAGCACTGGTGGCTCCTCAATGGATGGTTTTGCTGGAGGACTTGAcctatttttcaaattcaagtcCAATTTCTTTGGAGCATAATAGTGTGCTCCCATACCCTGAAAAGCATTCACGGTCTCTACATAGTCAGACCGAAAATCAGTTTCAAAATTCATCAGCACTGCAGTTAAGGTTTCAACAGCCAATCTCTCATCAATGATTGCTCCCATTTCTTCTTCGTTAAAAACTTCTATCGCAGACACcacattcatgtcatgtggCTGCTTCATGGACCTTCAAATATTAAACTTTACCTCTTCTTTGTTGAGTTTGAATTTCAGTTCTCCTCGCTCAACATCTACCAATGCTCGCCTTGTGGCCAGGaatggtcttcccaaaataatgggaacctcaaaatccacTTCGCAATCTAAGATCACGAAGTTTGCTGGAAAGATGAATGTGTCCACCTTTACGAGCACATCACATAGGATGCCCACAGGTCTATTCACTGACTTATATGCCATCATCAACCTCATGGCTGTGGGTTTTGGAACTCCTAATCCAAGTTGCTTGTAGATGGCCAGCGACATCAAGTTTATACGGGACCCTAAGTAACACAAGGCCTTCACAAATTCAATTGATCTGATGGTGCACGGTATGGTGAATGCACCCGGTTCCTCCTTCTTCTGTACTAGAGATCTGGTAGCAATAGCACTGTAGTGATGAACATTGTCAGTTAAAtcaatatttacaaattttttcTTTGTGACCAAGTCCTTCATGAACTTGGCATATCTTGGCATTTGCTCTAGTGCTTCCACCAATGGGATGTTTACTGACAGCTGTCGTAGCATGGTGATGAACTTCACAAATTTCCCATCTTCGACTTTCTTTTTAAGCCTTTGAGGGAAAAGAGGAGGTGGTCTTGGTATCTGCTGAAGAGGCATAGTTCCCTTgacctctttttcttttgctctTGCTTGTTTTGCTATTGGTTGAGCATCCTCAAAGTCATCTACTTGTTCAGCTTCATCCTCCTCTCTTCCAGCTTGCTCCAACACTTGCTCATGTTTAGTACCTGTAGAAATTGGGTCATTTAGAACCTTACCACTCCTGGTGGCGATAGCCATGCAATGCCCGTCCTTCTTAGGATTTTGGATTGTGTCACTTGGTAGTGACCCATTCTTCCTCTGATTTAATGAGGCTGAAAGTTTCCCCAACTGCTACTCAATTTGCTTGATGGAGGTGGTGTGAGAATCTACCAGTTGACTCATATTGGAGAAATCACCTTTCATCTCCTTTACCCCTGCATCAGTTGATTCAACTTTTTGGAGCACCTTGGCCAACATGTCTTCCAGCTTAGACCCGCTGGAACTACCACTTGCCCGATCACTATTTCCTGGGGTCACATAGACACCAATGCGATCATTTCTGTACCCATCTCTATTCTGCCAGTTTTCTTGCTCTCTGTTTGTTGGCCTATAATATTGTCCTTCCCTTAAGTAGTTTCGATCTGCATTTCCAAAATTGTAACCCTGGTTTCCCGAGTTGTAATTCTGTAAACCTCCTTGGTTTCCCAGGTAATTAGTCTCCTCATCTAGATTGATATCCTGATCTTCATACCTATTTGGTTGTcccacaacatttacctttttcAGACTTTGAGACAGTATGCTTCGTAAGTAGATTTATTTGGGTCCTCATGTGTGCCATGTCCTAAtccctttcttcttttcttttcctttgttCAACTGAAAGTTCAAAAGTGTACCCAAGATCTCCTACTTCAGCATCCCTGGTGTACCATGCCCTGTTATTCTTTGACATCACATAAATGATCCTCTACACACTGCATCAGCAACAGGTTTAGTAACATAATTTAATGATCTATAAAATGCATGGTTTAGATGTCTCTCAGTGAGACCATGGTTAGGAcacttcttcagcttttggTTGAATCTCCACCAGGTGTCATGCATCTCTTCTCCTGGTAGCTGCTTATGGGCAGCACTTATCTCATCTTTCATCTGCAGCTCTTTTGATTCAGGAAAGAATCGTTCTAGGAAAGCTTCATTCAGTTCAGTCCAAGTCCTGATTGAGTCATCAGGCATCTCATTCAACCAATTTGTTGCCTCTCCAGTAAGAGACAATGGAAACAGCCTCAATCTCATCGTTGTTTGGCTAACTCCAggaatttctttcaatttacaGATCGCCACAAAGTTCATCAGATGCTGGTTAGCATCATCACCTGTTGCACCCCTAAACATACCTTTCAGATTCAGCAGTTGAATCATAGTGCTGATGATTGTGAATTTAACACCTGGAGGTAGTGCAGGTAACACCATCGCTCCAGTAGCTCCAGCTCCGTCCAAGTCTAAGCCATCCTCTTCATACATCATGTGAGTTGGAGGTTGTGCTCTACCCCTTGGAGCTATTGGTTGGTGATGGGGAGGAATGATTCCATCCACTGCTATGTTTTCGTCCACTGCCCTAGGTGGGTTATTCACAACATTTGGCTGAATACCTTTTACAATGGTTTCAGCTTCCAATCCAAATCTTTGTCTCTGCGCCTCAAGTTCTTGTGCATTCACCATTTTTCGAATAGTCTTTCAAAGTTCTGGATCGTAAGGAATCAATGGAGCTCCTTTACTTCTAGTATTTGGCATACATCGTAGAAACTCACCAGAAAGAGACACAGACAAAGAAGCAAgatgtaaaattaggaaatataactACAACTTCAATAAAAGCTAGTAAAACAATTATGAATTGAAATTCCCCGAGAGcggtgccaaaatttgatatgtccaaacttacacctcaattaagagATATAAATGGTCgaagtcaatttatagaactcaacatgagttgagatcgatcccacagagaatttctttacatAAATGATTTCACTGTCGCGTTTTACTCAAATGTcgttattatttcctaaagaAACAATTACGAAAAGTAAAATAGGTTTAGTTGTGATGTTCTAGTAACTAAGATTTGTAATCAAAATACAGATTAACAATTAACAAAGTTTTCAGTTCTCAAGTTGTTTCAATGATTAAAAGAAACCAGGATTGTGTTCCCCAAAATGTTACACCTAATGTTCTTCTGTAGTTGAGTTTCAGGCAATTTATCTCTACAAAATACAGATGAGTTAGATATATTTGATACTTCTCAGTCTAATCAAATAATGTTCACTCAAGTCCTCTCGGTCCCAGAGTATTACTAGTTTTACCCTCGTTTACAATGGTGTTAAAGTTCTTTTATCTCAAACTCAAACTTTGACACCATTTCTTCAAGTTAATTTAGCTTTTTCCTAACTATtacttttctctcgaacaaataaTAGATACAGGCTCACTGCAATGCGTGCACTCATCATAATACGTTAATAATGAAAGCTATATTATAATTTGCAAACATAAATCCCCTATCACTTGTTTTACGGAATTACAATTTGATTCACGTCATAGATCCCACAATCCAATTGTGGTATTTATCCACTCATGATTTCAcgtaaaaattcaaaaatataagatgaaaacATGTTGAGAAGGTACTTACGAGAATAAGCCAATCAACAAGTTACTTTGATAATTCAATAACCGGAAATCCAAATTTCGAACTTAATTCAATGttaaagtcaaaaataaaaaactgagAATAATGGAAACTT
Proteins encoded in this window:
- the LOC125863915 gene encoding uncharacterized protein LOC125863915, giving the protein MSKNNRAWYTRDAEVGDLGYEDQDINLDEETNYLGNQGGLQNYNSGNQGYNFGNADRNYLREGQYYRPTNREQENWQNRDGYRNDRIGVYVTPGNSDRASGSSSGSKLEDMLAKVLQKVESTDAGVKEMKASLNQRKNGSLPSDTIQNPKKDGHCMAIATRSGKVLNDPISTGTKHEQVLEQAGREEDEAEQVDDFEDAQPIAKQARAKEKEVKGTMPLQQIPRPPPLFPQRLKKKVEDGKFVKFITMLRQLSVNIPLVEALEQMPRYAKFMKDLVTKKKFVNIDLTDNVHHYSAIATRSLVQKKEEPGAFTIPCTIRSIEFVKALCYLGSRINLMSLAIYKQLGLGVPKPTAMRLMMAYKSVNRPVGILCDVLVKVDTFIFPANFVILDCEVDFEVPIILGRPFLATRRALVDVERGELKFKLNKEEVKFNI